From a single Zygotorulaspora mrakii chromosome 2, complete sequence genomic region:
- the DOA4 gene encoding ubiquitin-specific protease DOA4 (similar to Saccharomyces cerevisiae DOA4 (YDR069C) and UBP5 (YER144C); ancestral locus Anc_8.188), with translation MTEMKTEPIKKYCKGIPTLSRLAEKFVFQEDDFHNRSNDMMTVLQHCLDTLEAYRDVYKKLKMERDGLTESELFEIYEAAYIYYKIVHINILNKLPNLQEFQTVKRQSNSNDQKLMEIYNMLVKSLLNDDKIAQIKHFLREHCGPESSGAATIDNGIEKDSKTFDSGTFISVDQLKHLLFHYNDSTLLLDIRPRAEFNKKHINFKNIVCIEPISFKSDYTDIDVEKRSLITSPQKEIDLFRNRTDFEFIVLYTSEPDERNKSNHNYQQEMVLLDLFMNRSFGKPLRADSKIFVLKAGISNWISNNGDCITEIDDKSGDQLYLNGRNSTLRFQSLPDHSPSISASMDGSMKEMLSESPNNGFSAFQRHQQQPPPAGFKNMFSSSLTSLSSKLPCKTSIIDHSSGSDSDVFTHYPETPHLLAEEKGKKRIVNHGHISPISSRALTSISKHSISAQPPRIYTNNKGFLNQNTSLTSSATISKPPTQPIPLLPQLPMQDSSKSHTTQHTEKYDLDFTVGLENMGNSCYISCIVQCLLGTHELTNIFLNNSYEKHINLNSRLGSKGVLAKFFARLIHTMHQQGAFKLKEKGKAVKPIQFKMACGSINSLFKGSGQQDCQEFCQFLLDGLHEDLNQCGNNPPLKELSPDAEKMRERLSMRIASSIEWERFLTTDFSVIVDLFQGQYASQLCCKVCGLTSTTYQPFTVLSVPVPHVKSCTIEDCFNEFTKTEELETDEQWSCSTCKKKQPSTKKLTITRLPRNLVIHLKRFDNMLNKNNVFVEYPFLLDLTSYWASDFDGRLPPGVTDELPTRGQIPPFTYKLYAVASHSGSLYGGHYTAYVDKGINRGWYYFDDTNCRPVRTKTECITSNAYVLFYHRVYGI, from the coding sequence ATGACTGAGATGAAAACTGAGCCAATTAAAAAGTACTGCAAAGGTATACCTACGCTTTCACGATTAGCAGAGAAATTCGTTTTTCAGGAAGATGACTTTCATAATCGCAGTAATGATATGATGACTGTCCTGCAGCACTGTTTGGATACACTTGAAGCATATCGGGACGTGTAcaagaaactgaaaatggAACGTGACGGTTTGACAGAAAGTGAactgtttgaaatttatgAGGCAGCTTACATCTATTACAAAATTGTTCACATCAACATACTCAACAAACTACCCAATCTTCAGGAATTTCAGACGGTTAAAAGACAGAGCAATTCGAATGATCAGAAATTAATGGAAATCTATAATATGCTAGTTAAGAGTTTACtgaatgatgataaaattgCCCAGATCAAGCATTTCCTGAGGGAACATTGTGGACCAGAAAGCTCAGGTGCAGCTACAATCGACAATGGAATTGAGAAAGACTCAAAAACGTTTGATTCCGGTACTTTTATATCGGTTGACCAATTAAAACATTTATTATTTCACTACAATGACTCTACATTACTCCTGGATATACGGCCCAGAGCGGAGTTCAATAAAAAGCAtattaatttcaaaaacatagTCTGCATAGAgccaatttctttcaaaagtgaCTATACAGATATAGATGTGGAGAAGAGATCCCTAATCACTTCACCGCAGAAAGAAATAGATCTTTTTCGGAACAGAactgattttgaattcattgTTCTTTATACAAGCGAGCCTGATGAGAGGAACAAATCAAATCACAACTACCAACAGGAAATGGTACTTTTGGATCTATTTATGAACAGATCCTTTGGCAAGCCCTTGAGAgcagattcaaaaatattcgTTCTGAAAGCTggaatttcaaattggaTATCTAATAATGGAGATTGTATCACTGAGATTGATGACAAATCTGGCGATCAGCTATATCTAAATGGAAGAAATTCCACGCTGCGCTTCCAAAGTCTGCCAGACCATTCTCCTAGTATCAGCGCGTCGATGGATGGATCAATGAAGGAAATGTTATCTGAATCGCCTAATAATGGATTCAGTGCCTTTCAGAGACATCAACAGCAACCGCCGCCAGCAGGCTTTAAAAACATGTTTTCATCCTCACTCACAAGTTTATCATCCAAACTTCCCTGCAAAACATCTATCATAGATCATTCCTCAGGAAGTGATAGCGATGTGTTTACTCATTATCCAGAGACTCCCCATCTACTAGCAGAAGAGAAGggtaaaaaaagaatcgTCAATCATGGGCACATATCACCAATAAGCTCAAGGGCTTTGACTTCAATCAGTAAACATAGCATTTCTGCTCAACCCCCAAGAATTTATACGAATAACAAGGGATttttaaatcaaaataCTTCTCTCACTAGCTCAGCAACTATTTCTAAGCCACCAACTCAACCTATTCCCTTACTACCTCAGTTGCCTATGCAGGACTCCTCGAAGTCACATACCACACAGCatacagaaaaatatgatctCGATTTTACTGTAGGTTTAGAAAACATGGGAAATTCATGTTACATCAGTTGCATTGTACAATGTTTATTGGGAACTCATGAGTTGacaaatattttcttgaataacTCCTACGAGAAGCACATAAATCTGAACAGCAGATTGGGGTCCAAAGGTGTGCTGGCTAAATTCTTTGCCAGACTAATTCACACAATGCATCAACAGGGTGCTTTCAAACTTAAAGAAAAGGGCAAAGCAGTCAAACCGATACAATTTAAAATGGCGTGTGGTTCAATCAATTCCTTGTTTAAGGGGTCAGGTCAACAAGATTGTCAAGAGTTTTGTCAGTTCTTGCTTGATGGCTTACATGAGGATTTAAATCAATGTGGCAACAATCCGCCTTTAAAAGAACTGTCTCCTGATGCTGAGAAAATGCGCGAACGTCTATCGATGCGAATAGCATCATCCATCGAATGGGAAAGGTTTTTAACTACCGATTTCAGTGTAATAGTCGATTTGTTTCAAGGGCAATATGCATCTCAGTTGTGCTGCAAAGTGTGTGGACTCACATCTACGACATACCAACCTTTCACGGTACTCTCTGTTCCAGTGCCACATGTAAAGTCATGTACAATAGAAGACTGCTTCAATGAGTTTACAAAAACTGAAGAATTAGAAACAGATGAGCAATGGTCCTGTTCTACTTGTAAGAAAAAACAGCCATCTACAAAAAAACTAACCATAACGCGATTACCAAGAAATCTGGTCATTCATCTTAAGAGATTTGATAATATGTTGAACAAGAACAACGTTTTTGTTGAATATCCATTTCTTCTAGATCTCACCTCGTATTGGGCTAGCGATTTTGATGGAAGATTACCACCAGGTGTCACCGATGAGCTGCCTACAAGGGGTCAAATCCCTCCATTTACCTACAAGCTTTATGCTGTTGCATCGCATTCCGGCAGTCTTTACGGTGGCCATTATACGGCGTATGTTGACAAAGGAATCAATAGAGGATGGTATTACTTTGATGACACAAATTGCAGACCAGTGAGAACCAAAACCGAATGCATCACTTCAAATGCTTATGTATTATTTTATCATAGAGTGTATGGTATTTGA